GCACGCGCCGGCCACTGGCCAGCGCCTCAGCGATCATGTTGGCGATCGTCTGGCTCTTGCCGGTGCCGGGCGGCCCTTGCAGCACGAAGCTGGTGCCGGCACAGGCGGCGGCAATCGCCCTGGCCTGGCTCGAGTCGGCGTCGAGCACCTGGTAGCAGTGCTCGGGCGGGCGCGCGTCTAGCGCATACGGATCGTCGGGCGCAGAGTCGGCGTCGGCAGGCGCGACCAGCGCAGGCGCGGCGGTGTCGCCAGCCAGCAGCGCGACGATCGGGTGCTGCTCGGCGGCCTCTGCGGCGCGCTCAAGGTCGTTGTACATCAGCAGCTTCAGGAACGAGAACAGGCCGAGTGCCGCCTCGCGCGAGACCTGCCAGCCGTCGCGGCCGGCGATCAGCGCCTCAATCTGCGCGAAGAGCGGCTCGGGCTGTAGATCGTCGTCGGGCAGCTCGGGCAGGGACAGGCCGAAGTCTTTGCGCAGCTTGTAGGCCAGCGTCGGGTTGAGCACCGCCTCGTCGTCGGTGAGGCGCACGCTATATTGCGCGCCGGCGGTGGTGCGCTGGAGCTCGGCGGGCAGCAGCAGCAGCGGCGAGCGCCAGATCGCCTCGCCGGCCTCGGGCTGGAACCACTCGAGGAAGCCGAGCGCGACGTACAGCACATTGATGCCTTGCTCGCCGGTGACGGTGCGTGCGCGCAGGCGCATGTTGTACAGGGTGCGCTCCTGATCGGCCGGCGGCCGGTCGGTCGCGAGCTGATCGGCCCTGGGTAACGGCGTGGCGAGCTGGTCGAGCCGCACCGTCGCGCCGGTGGCAGGTGCGTCCCAGCTCAACGCGTCGAGCCGCTGGTCGGGTGTGAGCGCCTCGACGAACTCGAGGCCACGCTGGCGCCGGGTGAGCAGGGCGTACAGCTCAGCGGCAGGCGGATGGGTCAGCGCGACATACCCGGCCGTGCCGGGGCGCAGGTGCAGCAGCCGGTTGCGCCGGCTCAGATCGAGCAGGCGTGTTTGCCAGATCTGCATGTGTTGGCGTGTCGTCGGCATGGCGCGATTGTAGCGCTCGATCGGCGCTCTCGTCAAGCGCGCGGCGGCTGTAGGTTGCCAGGCAGTAGCGAGTTTTTCGTCGTCGGTAGTCGATCGACCACCGACGACGCGCGCGGTTCGCTTACAATAGGCTGGGTTGATTTCGCAACGAGGAGGGTACTATGCTAAGCTCTCGGATGACGCTGGCCCAGCGGCTGGCCCCACGCCATGGCCTGCTGGCCCAGCCGCTTGTGCGCAATAGCGTGCTGGCGCTGGCCGGCACGGCGCTGCTGGCGCTGTGTGCGCGGCTCAGCTTCCCGATCCCCACCACGCCCGTGCCGGTCACAATGCAGACGTTTGCGGTGCTGCTGCTGAGCGCGCTGTATGGCCCGCGGCTGGGCGCGGCGACCATGCTGCTCTACCTGGCCGAGGGGCTGGCCGGGCTGCCGGTGTTCTCGGCCGGGCGCAGCGCCTGGAGCCCGAGCAGCGTGCCGGGGCTGCCGGTGATCGTCGGGCCAACCGCAGGGTACCTGCTGTCGTGGCCGCTGGTGGCGCTGCTGGTCGGGGCGCTGGCCGAGCGCGGCTGGGATCGCTCGGTGCGCTCGGCGCTGCCGGCGATGCTGCTGGGCAGCCTGGTGATCCTGCTGTGCGGCTTCGCCTGGCTGGCCGCTGCCACCTGGGTATTAAGCGGTAGTGTGCATGTAACGGCGCTGCTGGCGGCGAGCGTGCTGCCGTTCCTGCCCGGCGACGCGATCAAGCTGGTGCTGGCGGCGCTGGCGCTGCCGGGTGGCTGGGCGCTGCTGCGCGACCGCAGCTAACCGATCGCGGGATAATCGGTGTGGTCAACCACAGGCTGGCGCTCGGCCAACCGCGAGTCGCGCGACGCCCGCTGCAACAGCAAGCTGACCACAACACTATCGCGGGATAATCCACGCTCGTGCTGATCGCCAGGTGTTAGCGCCGGGCGATCGGCAGGAATAGCCAGCCGATCTGCACCTGCACCTGCACCGTGCCGGTGGCCGTGCCGGCGTGGCCGTCATCGACGGTGTAGCTGAAACTGTCGGTGCCACTGAAGCCAAGCGGTGGGGTGTAGCGTATGTGCGCGCCCACCAGCACGGCAGCGCCGCCGTGCGCGCTGCTCGTGCTCACCGCCGTAATGAACAGGCCATCGCCCTCGATGTCGGTGTCGTTGGCCAGCAGCGTCGCAGTCGGGATCAGCAGCGGCGTGATGCCGGCAGTGCTGGTGCTATCGGCGTGGGCCAGCGGTGGGTCGTTCACCGGCGTGATACTGATCGTCACCACGCGCACCTCCGTGCCGAGTGCGCCGTCGCTCGCGCGGTAGGCGAACTGGTCGGAGCCGGCGAAATTGGGCGGCGGGGTATAGCTGAACGAACCGTCGGCGCCGAGCGTCAGCTGCCCAAGCGTTGGCCAATCGACGCGCTGCGCGCTCAGGGGATCCTGGTCGGGGTCGGCGTCGTTGGCCAGCAAGCCTGGCGCGGCCACCAGCAGTGGTGTATCCTCGGCGGTGCTATACGCGTCGGCGGCGGCGGTTGGGGCGGTGTTGATCTCGTAGGCGCCGATGTCGCAGGCGCTGCCGTGTGGCCGCGCGCGCGCGTGGATGTCGAGCGCCGCGCAGCCGGCGTTATCGCCGGCGTTGATCGCCGGGCTGCCGGCCAGTAGTGGAAACGTGTTGGGGGTCAGGTCGATCACCGGCAGCGCGCCGAGCAGCGGATCGGTGTTGGGCATGTCGCCGGTGGCGCTGAACCCGCAGCTCGCGCCGGCATCGAGGTTGTGGCCGGCCGACACGATCGCGCCGGCGCAGCTGCCGGCGCTACCGTTTGTGCCGAGCAAACTGTTGCGCACAATCAGCGCGGCGCCGATGTTGGTGATCGCCGCGCCGGGCGCAGCTGCCTCGTGCGTGTTCCCCGCGATCGTCAGATTTACGAGCTGAGCGGTGGACGCCAGCGCGGCCGAGTAGATCGCCCCGCCGGTGTCGGCGCTGTTGAGCGCCAGCGACACGCTCGCTAGTGCGAGCGCGCCGTCGCTATAGATCGCGCCGCCGTAGCGTGCCTGGCCCGAGCGCAGCTCGGAGCTGGTGATCCGCAGCGCGCTGGCGGGTTCGCCGCCGCTATAGATATTGCCGCCGTCGTGGCCGGCGCGGTTCGAATCGAGCACAGTGCTGGTGATGATCGTGGTGGCGGTGCTGTAGATGCCGCCGCCGCGTGTGTTGGTGGTGTTATCGTGAATCCAGCTGCCGTCGATCGCGAGCAGGCCGGTAGTGCGGATGCCACCACCATAGCCGTTGGT
The sequence above is drawn from the Candidatus Kouleothrix ribensis genome and encodes:
- a CDS encoding biotin transporter BioY: MTLAQRLAPRHGLLAQPLVRNSVLALAGTALLALCARLSFPIPTTPVPVTMQTFAVLLLSALYGPRLGAATMLLYLAEGLAGLPVFSAGRSAWSPSSVPGLPVIVGPTAGYLLSWPLVALLVGALAERGWDRSVRSALPAMLLGSLVILLCGFAWLAAATWVLSGSVHVTALLAASVLPFLPGDAIKLVLAALALPGGWALLRDRS
- a CDS encoding tandem-95 repeat protein; translated protein: MPNTPTRIVWMFAGLALLAALLPAPATHAATIGVTTGADSLNADGACSLREAIQAANTDAAVDTCAAGSGADLIVLPPGTYTLTRAGPAENLNQTGDLDIRSAITIQSVDKNTTTIDATALGDRIFEVHPGAVLALTGLALGHGGDSTTADFDGGAIFNAGSATLANVDVAHSAAGRNGGAIFNQAGTLVVAGSIVRDNTAGVPGQSDGAGGGIYTSGGSVRISNSIVNNNSSTNGYGGGIRTTGLLAIDGSWIHDNTTNTRGGGIYSTATTIITSTVLDSNRAGHDGGNIYSGGEPASALRITSSELRSGQARYGGAIYSDGALALASVSLALNSADTGGAIYSAALASTAQLVNLTIAGNTHEAAAPGAAITNIGAALIVRNSLLGTNGSAGSCAGAIVSAGHNLDAGASCGFSATGDMPNTDPLLGALPVIDLTPNTFPLLAGSPAINAGDNAGCAALDIHARARPHGSACDIGAYEINTAPTAAADAYSTAEDTPLLVAAPGLLANDADPDQDPLSAQRVDWPTLGQLTLGADGSFSYTPPPNFAGSDQFAYRASDGALGTEVRVVTISITPVNDPPLAHADSTSTAGITPLLIPTATLLANDTDIEGDGLFITAVSTSSAHGGAAVLVGAHIRYTPPLGFSGTDSFSYTVDDGHAGTATGTVQVQVQIGWLFLPIARR